The Archangium primigenium genomic interval TGGCCGGCCGCGCCCAGCTGCATCACGTCTGGCGGGACGGCCCGCTCTTCACTTGATGCCGTGGCGGCGCAGCAGGCGGTAGAGGTAGACGCGGTCCATGTCCGCGCTGCTCGCCGCCTGGGACACCTTGCCCTGGTGCAGCGCGAGCAGCGCGCGCAGGTAGCGCCGCTCGAAGTCGTCCAGCGCCAGCCGCCGCGACTCGGCGTAGGGCACCTTGGCGTCCACCTCGAAGCGGCCCCCCTGGGGCGCCACGTCCGAGAGCGCCACCGCGTCCTCGAACACCAGGCAGCGCTCGAGGTAGTTGCGCAGCTCGCGCACGTTGCCCGGCCACGCCGCCTGCTCCAGCTTGGAGATGAAGCCCGGCGAGCGCAGCGCCTGGGTCCGCTCGGGATCCGCGCCCAGCCCGAGCAGCGTCTGCTCCACGAGCAGGGACAGGTCCTCGGGCCGCTGGCGGATGGGCGGCAGGGGGATGCGCAGGACCGCGAGCCGGAAGAAGAGGTCCGAGCGGAAGCGGCCCGCGTTCACCTCCGCGCGCAGGTCCCGGTTGGTCGCGGCGATGATGCGCACGTCCACGGGCACGTAGGTGTTGGTGCCCACGCGGCGGATCTCCCGCGCCTCCAGCACGCGCAAGAGCTTGGGCTGCAGCTCCGCGGGCAGCTCGCCAATCTCGTCCAGGAAGAGCGTGCCGCCGTGCGCCTCCTCGAAGGCGCCGATGCGCCGGGCCGCCGCGCCCGTGAAGGCCCCCTTCTCGTGGCCGAACAGCTCGCTCTCCAGGAGCTCCGCGGGAATGGCGCCGCAGTCCACGGTGAGGAAGGGCTTGTCCCGGCGCGCGCTCGCCTGGTGGATGGCCTGCGCCGCCTGGCTCTTGCCCGTGCCCGTCTCGCCCTCCAAGAGCACCGTCACGTCCCGGCCCGCCGCGCGCTCGAGCAGCGCGAAGCACATGCGCATGGGCACCGACTCGCCCACGAGCGAGCCGAAGCGCGTGAGCTCCGACACCGGCAGCCGGTTGTTGTCCGGCGTGTAGTCGAAGCGCACCACCGCCCGGCCCAGGCGCAGGAGGCTGCCGCCCCTCAGGTAGCCCTCGGCCACCTGCACCCCGTCCAGGATGACGCCGTTGGTGCTGTCCAGGTCCTTCACCCGCGCGCCCCGGGGCCCCACGCGGATTTCGCAGTGGAAGCGCGACACCGTGGCGTCATCCAGGTTGAAGTCGTTGCTCGGGTGCGAACCGATGGAGCACGCATCCGAGACCGAGTCCCACACCGCACCGGGCGAGGGGCCCTCCACCACGGTGAGCACGAAGCGCCGCACGGCGGGGCCCTCGGGCGCGTGGGTCTGGTGGGTATAGGGCCGCGTCACGCTCACGTCCTGGGGCGCGAGCGGCTCGCCGGACGCGCCGGCCTCCTTCCCGGAAGGAGGCATGCCACGGGTTCGGTCAGACGAAGTCATGACCCCCACGCTATCACGCGGCCTCCCGGGCGCGTCGGCTGGCGAGCGGGCGGCGCGTGCGCCATGGACGCGGGCGAGCGAAAGAGCGACGCTGCCCCTCGCGGAGAACACACCGGGATGACCTCACCCACCGACGAACGCTTCTACATCGAACTGCTCAAGCTGCTGCTCCAGGTCGCCTGGAGCGACGACGAGCTCGACCCGCGCGAGGCCCACGCCTTGATTGGCGCCGCGCGCCGCTGGAGCGTGCCCCCGCACGAGCTGCAGCGGCTCGAGCGGTGCCTGGAGCTGGGCGAGCCCCTGCCCGTGCCCAACCTGGGCCTCTTGCGCCAGTCTCCGGAGGAAGTGCTGTCCACGGTGCGCACGCTCATCGCCACCGACAGCCAGGTGCACTTCGCCGAGGAGGAGATGCTCGGCCAGGTGCGCGAGATGCTGGGCCTGCCGCCCGCCTGAGCCCGGCCCGCCCGGACCCGCTCAGGCGTCGAGCACCGCCGCCCAGAACGCCGCGAGCCGGAGCACCTCCCAGGGGTCCGCCACGGCCCCCAGCTCCGCGTGGCCGATGAGCGGCGAGCGCAACAGCCACACCCGGGTCCGGGGCTCGAGCGCGCGCGCCAGGCGCTCGGCCTCGAGGGCGGGCACCACGGTGTCCTCCGCGCCATGCAGCAGGAACACCCGGTGCGTGGGCGGCGCGGCGCCCTCGGGCGAGAGCGCCCGCGCCCCGGCGAAGTCCTTCACGTGGGGCGCGAGCACCGGCCCGAGCGCGGCCACGTCCCGCGCGTTCACATGGCCCAGGAGCGTGCCCGCGGGCTCCGGCAGGCGCTCGCGCTGACGCCGCGCCTCGGCGAAGGTCTCCTCCGCGCGCCGCGGGTCATGCATCGCCAGGTGCGAGGCGCGCAGGAACGTGCGGATGCCCTCGCGCAGGGGCTCCACCTGCGCGGGCGGCACGAGCTGATCGGCCAGGTTGAGCAGCAGGATGACGACGCCGTAGTCATGGGGTCGGCGCGCCTGGCCATCCGCCTGGACGCCCGTGCACAGGAAGGCGAGCACCCGCGCGAGGTCCCCATGACCGCCCAGCGACACGGTGAAGGCGAGCGCGCCCGCGAGCGCGGGCCGCCCCGCGGCCACGAGCGACAGGCCTCCGGAGAAGCTGATGCCCATGAGCCCCACCCGCCCGTCCGGCGCGAGCGCGGGCTGGCCGGCGGCCCAGCGCACCGCGTCCTCGATCATGTCCGGCGCGCGGGGCGTGAGTTGGTAGCGCAAGAGGTCCGGCAGCTCGAGCGTGAGCACCGTGAGCCCCTGGGCGGCCAGGTCTCCGGCGAGCCGGTTCAGGCGGGGCTCGTCGACGCCCTCGGCGTGAACCCCGGGCACCAGGAGGACGGTGCGGCCCCCCGGTCGCGCGGGCCGGTGGAGCCGGGCGCGCAGGGGGCCATGCCGCGAGGGGACGTCCAAATCCGAGAGGGTGACGGGCCCGCGGTCCCACCGCGCCAGGCGCCCGGCGAGCCCGTCCTGGAAGCCCGCCGCGCGCGCCACGAACGACAACCCCGGCCGGATCCAGGCGCCGGCCAGGCCCACCGCGAGCAGCAGCGCGCCCACGCCTCCGAGCCACCACCGCCGCGCGCGTGAACGAGGACGCATGGGGGCCATTCAATCAGGCCGAAAGGCCCCCCCACCAGTGCCGCTCAGTTGGAGAGGATGCGCTGCAGCTCCTGCTTGTCCTTGGAGAAGGAGAAGGAGCTGTTGAGCTGGTAGCCGTTCTGCCGGTCCAGCACGCGCGGCCAGAGCAGCCGCACCGCGTTGAGCCGATCCGCGGAGAAGGAGAACAGGGGGAGGATCTGCTGCACCTGCGACACGAGGAAGGAGTGGCCGCCCATCGCCTGCTCCAGCACGCGCATCTTGTTGTCGGACATGGACTCGCGCGACACGGCGTCCGTGATGCGGCGCAGCGCGCCGTCCGCGATGGGCGTGTACATCGGGGGCGGGGGCGGGGCCGGCGTGGGCCGCGGCGGCGGCTGGGGCGGGTAGTACGAGCGCGCGTCGGGCGCGGACTGGACCACCCGCCGCAGGGCGCTCAGCTCCTGGTAGGCCGCGTTGAGCCGGTCCCGGCCTTCCCACCGGCGGCCGCGCTCCAGGGCCTCGGCCAGCAACGCCTCCATGCGGGCCATGCGCTGCTCCATCTCCTCGCGCTCGACCACCACGGGCGTGGCGCGCGAGCCGTTGCCATTGCCGTTGCCCCACCGGTCGTCATCGCGATCCGAGCCGCCCCCGCGATCCGAGCCGCCCCCGCGGTCCGAGCCGCCCCCGCGGAAGGACGCGGCGCCCGGAGGCGACGCTCCAGTGGGCTCACCCGAGGGCGGCGCCATGGACGGCGTGGTTTGAGCGGAGGCGGACAGGGCGGCGAGCAACACCAGGGCGGCGAGCAGCGATTTCATGGGCTCTTCTCTCGGGAAGGATGCGCCGGGCGCATCCACTCCTCCTGACGCGCCCACGGCGTGCGCATTCAAACATTCCCTTCCCACGGCAACCGCGCCCTCGGCTGGAGGCCGACCAGGCAGGCGAGCGAGCGCATCGAAAACGGGGTCTTTTCGGACTCCAGATGACGCTGGGAACAGAGGCGCGGCGAGCCCTGTTTTCCGGATGATCGTGCCCGTGCACCGGATGTCCTGAAAAAGGGGTCGGGAGATTTCCTGCCTCGACTTCAAGACGAGCGGGGTATAGGTCCGATCTGCGCTCGACAATGAGCGGACAGTTTGGCGATGGACGCCCTGCTGTACAGGAAAGCATCAAGTCAATGGCATCTGGTACCGTGAAGTGGTTCAACGACGCGAAGGGCTTCGGGTTCATCGCGCAGGACGGTGGCGAGGACGTGTTCTGCCACCATACCGCCATCAACATGGACGGCTTCCGCACCCTCCAGGAGGGTCAGCGGGTCACGTTCGACGTGACGAAGGGCCCCAAGGGCCTGCAGGCCCAGAACGTGCGCGCGGAGTAGCTGAACCCGCGACGCACATGCCTTACTTTTAGTGTAAGGGGCCCGGTCTCCTGTGAGGCCGGGCCTCTTTTTTCCTCTATCCGCGGAGCAACCATGCAGGGAAGGTCGACGAAGCGACAGAAGGAAATGGCTCGCCAGCAGAAGCAGCGGGACAAGGAGCAGAAGAAGGAGGAGCGCCAGCGTGACCGGGAGGCCCGCCCCACGCGTCAGCCCGGGGACGTGGACCCGGACATCGCCCACATCGTGCCCGGACCGCAGCCGCTGCCCGAGGGGTTCTGAGCCCCCTTCGTATGCGCGGTGAACATTCCGTCCGGGCTCATCCGGGACAGCACCCCAGCACGGGCCCGCTGTCCTGGATGAGGCACCCGACGGGATGAAGTGAAGCACGGCCGAACTGTCGCCCTCCGTCCTGGCGAGGCAAGCTGCACGCCGCCAGACGCGCGAGGCGCTGGAACAGCGGTCGATGCACCCTCCCCCACTCCGTGCGCGATCGTGCACCCCCTTGACGGCCACGGCTTCCGGCGTTAATTAACCCGCAGGTTAATCAACCCGCCGGTTAAGTACGCCATGAGCCCAGACCGTCTGAGCACCACCTTCGCCGCGCTGGCGGACCCCACGCGCCGGGCCATCCTCGCGCGGCTGGCCACGGGCGAGGCCACGGTGAACGAGCTCGCCGCGCCCTTCGACATGAGCCTGCCGGCCGTCTCCAAGCACCTCAAGGTGCTGGAGCACGCGGGGCTCATCTCGCGCGGCCGCTCCGCCCAGTGGCGCCCCTGCCGCCTGGAGGGCGAGTCCCTCAAGGAGGTGGCGCACTGGCTCGAGCACTACCGCCGCTTCTTCGACGAGAGCCTCGATCGGCTCGGCGACTACCTGCAGGAACTCGAGCAGCCCTCGAAAGGAACCAAGTGATGATCGACATGAAGCGCGACGTGGTGAGCACCACCGACCGGGAAATCCTCCTCACGCGCGTGTACGACGCCCCGCGCGAGCGCGTGTTCGAGCTGTGGACGAAGCCCGAGCATGTCGATCGCTGGTGGGGGCCCCGGGGCTACTCCACCCAGACCGAGTCCATGGACGCGCGCCCCGGCGGCACCTGGAAGTACCTCATGACGCACGCCCAGCACGGCACCTTCGACAACCTCATCACCTACCGCGAGGTCGTCCGCCCCGAGCGCCTCGTCTACGACCACGGCACCTTCACCGAGCACAAGCAGTTCCACGTCACCGTGACGTTCGAGGCCCAGGGCGACAAGACGCGCCTCACCATGCACCTCGTGTTTCCCAACCCCCAGGTGCTCGTCGAGGCGCGCAAGTACGGCGCCGATCAGGGCGGTCAGGAGACGCTCGCGCGCCTCGCCGAGCTGCTCGCCACCCTGTAGCGGCTCACCCCCGCGAGGCCTCGCGCCGCTGGAACTCCGCGCGCAGGGCCTCCAGGTACACCCGCGCCTCGGGCGAGCCCTCCGCGGGCGCGAACGGCGCGAAGGTGGTCTCGTTGGCCGGCGCGTACGGGCCCTGCTTGGCCTCGAAGAGCACCGTGTCCGGCTCGAGCGCCACCAGGCCATGGTAGGGCCCCGGCCCCAGGTCCACGCCGAAGCGCTCGCCGCCCGCCTCCAGCCGCAGGCAGTCGCGCACGCGCCCGTCGTCCTCGAAGGTGAAGAAGGCCACGGCCCCGCGCAGCACCACCCACGACTCGGCGAGCGGCGGCCGCACGTGCCGGTGGGGCCGCACGTAGCTGCCCGGCTGGATGACGTTGAACATGCGCTGCAGCGGCTCCGCCTCGCTCTTGTGCAGGGGCTGGATGACACGCTGGCGGTCACTGGCCCTCGCCGCCTCCGCCGCCGCGTCCACCTGGGCGCGGGAGAGCACGACGAGGGTTCCTTCGGGAGCATCCAGGGCACGGCGGTGGGGGGCGGTCATGGCCCCCCGAGTCTACTTGCGCGCGCGCGCCTCCAACATCGCCACCGCGGGCAGGGTCTTGCCCTCCACGAACTCCAGGAAGGCGCCGCCGCCCGTGGAGATGTAGGAGATCTTGTCCTCGATGCCGAACATGTCGATGGCGGCCAGCGTGTCTCCACCGCCCGCGATGGAGAACGCGTCGCTGTCCGCGATGGCCCGGGCGACGACTTCCGTGCCCTTGCGGAAGTTGGGGAACTCGAACACGCCCACCGGGCCGTTCCAGAGGATCGTCTTGGCGTCCTTGAGCAGCTGGGCCACGCGCTGGGCGGACGCATCCCCCATGTCCATCATCTCCTCGTTGTCCTGGATCTGGGACACGGGCTTCACCGTGGCGGCGGCCGTCTCGGAGAACTCCGTGCCCACGCGCGCGTCGGTGGGGACGGGAATCTTGTACTCATCCCGGAGCTTGCGGGCCGTCTCGACGAAGTCCTTCTCGTGCAGGCTCTTGCCCACCTTGTTGTCGATGGCGACGAAGGTGTTGGCGATGCCGCCGCCGACGATGACCGTGTCGGCGATCTTCACCAGCGAGTTGAGCACGTCCATCTTGGTGGACACCTTGGAGCCGCCCACCACGGCGACCATGGGGCGCGCGGGGTTCTTGAGCGCCTTGCCCAGCGCGTCCAGCTCCGCCACGAGCAGCGGGCCCGCGCAGGCCACGGGGGCGAACTTGCCCACGCCGTGCGTGGAGGCCTCGGCGCGGTGCGCGGTGCCGAACGCGTCCATCACGAAGACGTCACAGAGCGCGGCGTACTTCTGGGCGAGCGACTCGCTGTCCTTCTTCTCGCCCTTGTTGAAGCGCACGTTCTCCAGGACGACGAGCTCGCCGGGCGCCACCTCCACGCCCCCGAGGTAGTCCTTCACCAGGCGCACCCGGCTGCCGGGCAGCTTCTCCTGGAGGTAGTCCACCACGGGCTTGAGCGAGAACTCCTCGTTGTACTCGCCCTCGGTGGGGCGGCCCAGGTGCGAGGTGACCATGACCTTGGCGCCCTGCTTGAGCGCCGCCTCGAGGGTGGGCAGCGTGGCGCGGATGCGCGCGTCCGACGTCACGCGCCCGTCCTTCACCGGCACATTCAAGTCCGCGCGGATGAACACGCGCTTGCCCGACAGATCCAGGTCCGCCATCTTGATGACGCTCATTGGCACAGCCTCCCGTGGGTGCTTCGACGGGGCCGTGCCTAGCACATCTCCGGGCCCTGTCTGGACGCGCTCTCGCGCCGCGTGGAAGAGGACAGCCCGCTGATGTTCGCCTGGAGCACCAGGCTCGGCACGCTGGGCAGGCCCGAGAACGGCGCCACCACCAACCGCGTCACCTGGACGGCGCCCGCCTGCGTGCCCTCGAGCACGCGGCCCCTCGTCATGGTCCGCGTCACCCATGGGGCCACGCCCTGACGGCCTCGCACGACTTCGCCGTGAAGGGGTTGCCGGACTGCGCCCCGCCCTCGGGCTGGGTCGCCACGAGCGGCATGGTCCTGGCGCGGGAAGGACACACGGCGACCAATACCTGGAGCGCCACGGGTCGCACGACGGGCTCCCGCATGCAGCACCGGGCCGTCGCGCTGTCCGATGGCCAGGTGCTCGAGGTGGCCGGCACCCGCACCCCGGACGCGGTCTCCGCCGAGCGGTACGACCCGGGCACTGGCACCTGGCGCGCGGTGCCCATGAACCAGTCGCGCGGCCGGCCCGCCGTGGCGCGGCTCGCCGACGGGCGGGTGCTCGTCGTGGGCGGCACGGCCTCGGGCGCGTACCTGTCCTCGGCCGAGCTCTACACGCCCTGAGGCGCGGGGGCGCGCGCACGTCGAGGGCCACGTGTGACGCGCGTCACGCCCCCGCCGTGAGCGGGCGCACAGCCTCGAGCGCACGCTCCATCTATTCCTGTCTTCACCACGACGGAGCCAGACGGCAACGCCTTCCGGCTCCCGCGTGATTTCACCACCCAGACAGGACAAACATCATGGCCACCTTCACCAACGTCAAGCACACCCAGATCACCGTCGCCAACAACAGCACGAAGAGCATCAGCTACGACTTCACCCAGATCTCCAACCAGACCGCCGTCCGGTTCGACGAGCCCGCCAACCTGCAGGGCACGCTCCCCCCGAGGCAGTCCGTGACGTGCGGCCTGACCGTCCCCAATGGGAACACGTTGGAGATCGGCGACGTCAGCGTCGCGAGCGTGAATGGCATCGGCATCCCCACGCGGTTCTGGTCGTCGAGCGGGGGTGATCAGTACGTCAACCTGCTCGCGCAGAATGGCTTCGCCGTCACGGCGGACACCCAGGACAAGAGCGCGGCGAGCGGCAACAGCATCAACGTCACCGTGGACGGCCGTGGCGTGAGCGACCCGACGACGAACGACATCTTCATGCAGATCTCGGATCAGTAGGGAGCGGTGCTCGGACGCACCGCGCCCCCTGGATGACTCAGGCGCCGGGGCGGAACGCGAGGATGGCCTCGGCGGCGCGCAGGTAGCCGCCCGAGTCCAGCACCTCCTGCCGCAGACCCGCCACCTTCTCGCGGTAGCCGGGCTCGGCCGCCACGCGCGCCACCGCCTGGCGCAGCACCTCCACCGTGACGGCCTCCTTCTGCAGCGCCACGCCCAGGCCCAGCTCGTCCACCCGGACGGCGTTGAGCGGCTGCTCGGCCATCTGCGGGATGACCACCACCGGAACCCCGTAGGCGAAGGACTCCATCAGGCTGTTGGCCCCACCGTGGGTGACGAACACGCTCGTGCGCTCGAGCACCTCCAGTTGGGGCACCGACGGGCGCACCACGAAGTTCGCGGGCACCTCGCCCAGCTCCGCCACGTTCACCGCGTGCCCGGTGGCGAGCACCACGCGCCAGGACGTGCCGCCGAACGCCGCGAAGCACATCCGGTAGAAGTCCGGCCAGTTGTTGAAGACGGTGCCCAGCGAGATGTAGAGCACCGGCCCGCCCTCCAGGTGCGCGAGCGGGAAGTCCCCGGTGTCGCCGCGCGCGCGGATGGACGGCCCCACGAACACGTAGCGCTCGTCGAAGGTGTCGCCCCCGGCCTGGAAGCCGCGCGGCACGCACACCAGGTTGAGCGGCTCCGTGTGGCGCATCGCGGTCCACAGGTCCACCGGCGGCAGCCCATACTCCTGGGCGAGCGCGGCCAGCGCCTGTCCCGCCCGCGCGAACGCCTCGGGCGCCCGCGCGCTCGCGTTCTGGAGGAACGCCGCCGCGGCGGGCGAGTGCGGCCCCACCACCATGGTGGGCCGGAAGGAGATGGCGGGCACCCCCAGGATGCGCGCCAGGAAGAAGCCCCAGATGCACAACGGGTCGTACACGAGGTAGTCCGGGCGCAGCGCGCGCACCGCCTCCACCACCTGCTCCAGCACCGCCCGGCCCTCCACCGGCATGCGCGCGGGCAGAAAGCCCACCGTGCCCGCCTTCAGGTCCGCCTCCACCGTGCTCACGTAGGGCAACAGCCGCGCCCCGGCCCGCTCCACGGGGCCCCGGAACGACTCGGTGAGCAGGTAGATGATCTCCTCGCCCCGATCCACCAGCTCGCGCACCACGGGGAAGGTGGCGTTGGTGTGACCGTGGAAGGGGACGTTGCAGAAGACGCCTCGGGCCATGACCGCTCTCCGGATCGATTCAGGGAGCGCGCACTCTAATGGCGCGGCGCGGCGAGCGCTTGTCGCTCTGCTCGCCCTCCGTCCGGAGCGGGGCTCGTGCAAGAGGGAGAGGCCGGGGCCCCTCACCCCTTCCGCCTCCAGCGGCGGAGCAGGCGGGCACCTCGGCCGTACCAGTGGTCATCCGGGCCGATGCGCACCACATCTTACATGTGAGCCAGTGAGCGGAGCGTCCCCGGAGGGGGAACGTCGCGGGGCCTCCGCCCGGAGCCAGGATCGCTCGTGTCTTAGGGGAAAGGAGCCGGTGCGGCCATGAGCACGATTTTGCTAGTCGATGACGAGCCCGAGTTCCTCGACCTCTACACCGAGGTGCTGGAGCAGATGGACCACCGGG includes:
- a CDS encoding sigma 54-interacting transcriptional regulator; this encodes MPPSGKEAGASGEPLAPQDVSVTRPYTHQTHAPEGPAVRRFVLTVVEGPSPGAVWDSVSDACSIGSHPSNDFNLDDATVSRFHCEIRVGPRGARVKDLDSTNGVILDGVQVAEGYLRGGSLLRLGRAVVRFDYTPDNNRLPVSELTRFGSLVGESVPMRMCFALLERAAGRDVTVLLEGETGTGKSQAAQAIHQASARRDKPFLTVDCGAIPAELLESELFGHEKGAFTGAAARRIGAFEEAHGGTLFLDEIGELPAELQPKLLRVLEAREIRRVGTNTYVPVDVRIIAATNRDLRAEVNAGRFRSDLFFRLAVLRIPLPPIRQRPEDLSLLVEQTLLGLGADPERTQALRSPGFISKLEQAAWPGNVRELRNYLERCLVFEDAVALSDVAPQGGRFEVDAKVPYAESRRLALDDFERRYLRALLALHQGKVSQAASSADMDRVYLYRLLRRHGIK
- a CDS encoding TerB family tellurite resistance protein, translated to MTSPTDERFYIELLKLLLQVAWSDDELDPREAHALIGAARRWSVPPHELQRLERCLELGEPLPVPNLGLLRQSPEEVLSTVRTLIATDSQVHFAEEEMLGQVREMLGLPPA
- a CDS encoding dienelactone hydrolase family protein gives rise to the protein MRPRSRARRWWLGGVGALLLAVGLAGAWIRPGLSFVARAAGFQDGLAGRLARWDRGPVTLSDLDVPSRHGPLRARLHRPARPGGRTVLLVPGVHAEGVDEPRLNRLAGDLAAQGLTVLTLELPDLLRYQLTPRAPDMIEDAVRWAAGQPALAPDGRVGLMGISFSGGLSLVAAGRPALAGALAFTVSLGGHGDLARVLAFLCTGVQADGQARRPHDYGVVILLLNLADQLVPPAQVEPLREGIRTFLRASHLAMHDPRRAEETFAEARRQRERLPEPAGTLLGHVNARDVAALGPVLAPHVKDFAGARALSPEGAAPPTHRVFLLHGAEDTVVPALEAERLARALEPRTRVWLLRSPLIGHAELGAVADPWEVLRLAAFWAAVLDA
- a CDS encoding DUF4476 domain-containing protein, producing MKSLLAALVLLAALSASAQTTPSMAPPSGEPTGASPPGAASFRGGGSDRGGGSDRGGGSDRDDDRWGNGNGNGSRATPVVVEREEMEQRMARMEALLAEALERGRRWEGRDRLNAAYQELSALRRVVQSAPDARSYYPPQPPPRPTPAPPPPPMYTPIADGALRRITDAVSRESMSDNKMRVLEQAMGGHSFLVSQVQQILPLFSFSADRLNAVRLLWPRVLDRQNGYQLNSSFSFSKDKQELQRILSN
- a CDS encoding cold-shock protein, which translates into the protein MASGTVKWFNDAKGFGFIAQDGGEDVFCHHTAINMDGFRTLQEGQRVTFDVTKGPKGLQAQNVRAE
- a CDS encoding ArsR/SmtB family transcription factor, which translates into the protein MSPDRLSTTFAALADPTRRAILARLATGEATVNELAAPFDMSLPAVSKHLKVLEHAGLISRGRSAQWRPCRLEGESLKEVAHWLEHYRRFFDESLDRLGDYLQELEQPSKGTK
- a CDS encoding SRPBCC family protein, which translates into the protein MIDMKRDVVSTTDREILLTRVYDAPRERVFELWTKPEHVDRWWGPRGYSTQTESMDARPGGTWKYLMTHAQHGTFDNLITYREVVRPERLVYDHGTFTEHKQFHVTVTFEAQGDKTRLTMHLVFPNPQVLVEARKYGADQGGQETLARLAELLATL
- a CDS encoding WbuC family cupin fold metalloprotein, which translates into the protein MTAPHRRALDAPEGTLVVLSRAQVDAAAEAARASDRQRVIQPLHKSEAEPLQRMFNVIQPGSYVRPHRHVRPPLAESWVVLRGAVAFFTFEDDGRVRDCLRLEAGGERFGVDLGPGPYHGLVALEPDTVLFEAKQGPYAPANETTFAPFAPAEGSPEARVYLEALRAEFQRREASRG
- a CDS encoding phosphoglycerate kinase, translating into MSVIKMADLDLSGKRVFIRADLNVPVKDGRVTSDARIRATLPTLEAALKQGAKVMVTSHLGRPTEGEYNEEFSLKPVVDYLQEKLPGSRVRLVKDYLGGVEVAPGELVVLENVRFNKGEKKDSESLAQKYAALCDVFVMDAFGTAHRAEASTHGVGKFAPVACAGPLLVAELDALGKALKNPARPMVAVVGGSKVSTKMDVLNSLVKIADTVIVGGGIANTFVAIDNKVGKSLHEKDFVETARKLRDEYKIPVPTDARVGTEFSETAAATVKPVSQIQDNEEMMDMGDASAQRVAQLLKDAKTILWNGPVGVFEFPNFRKGTEVVARAIADSDAFSIAGGGDTLAAIDMFGIEDKISYISTGGGAFLEFVEGKTLPAVAMLEARARK
- a CDS encoding kelch repeat-containing protein encodes the protein MKGLPDCAPPSGWVATSGMVLAREGHTATNTWSATGRTTGSRMQHRAVALSDGQVLEVAGTRTPDAVSAERYDPGTGTWRAVPMNQSRGRPAVARLADGRVLVVGGTASGAYLSSAELYTP
- a CDS encoding macrolide family glycosyltransferase, which produces MARGVFCNVPFHGHTNATFPVVRELVDRGEEIIYLLTESFRGPVERAGARLLPYVSTVEADLKAGTVGFLPARMPVEGRAVLEQVVEAVRALRPDYLVYDPLCIWGFFLARILGVPAISFRPTMVVGPHSPAAAAFLQNASARAPEAFARAGQALAALAQEYGLPPVDLWTAMRHTEPLNLVCVPRGFQAGGDTFDERYVFVGPSIRARGDTGDFPLAHLEGGPVLYISLGTVFNNWPDFYRMCFAAFGGTSWRVVLATGHAVNVAELGEVPANFVVRPSVPQLEVLERTSVFVTHGGANSLMESFAYGVPVVVIPQMAEQPLNAVRVDELGLGVALQKEAVTVEVLRQAVARVAAEPGYREKVAGLRQEVLDSGGYLRAAEAILAFRPGA